The proteins below come from a single Bactrocera dorsalis isolate Fly_Bdor chromosome 5, ASM2337382v1, whole genome shotgun sequence genomic window:
- the LOC105224441 gene encoding iodotyrosine deiodinase → MELNSLFLNSWLVKNWKIALAALLVIALANFVRYITKLQRYTKIFEFSKHRKTLLDGEEYVGADFNSKGNKRAPDDTTPNNSYVPALKVDKHVPFNGATVTLPGGPKQFYELANNRRSVRSYSAKRIPPLELIEECIRAASTAPSGAHTEPWTFCVISDPNIKQHIREIIETEEEMNYAQRMHRQWTADLTPLRTNHIKPYLTDAPYLILVFKQIYGYLPNGERKQHYYNEISVAIATGILLCALQAAGLNSLVTTPLNCGLALRKLLARPENEKLLLLLPVGYAADDCVVPDLKRKALKEIMHLY, encoded by the exons ATGGAATTGAATTCGTTGTTTTTAAACTCGTGGTTagtaaaaaattggaaaattgccTTGGCTGCGCTACTAGTAATAGCTTTAGCAAATTTTGTGCGCTATATAACTAAATTACAAAGgtatacgaaaatatttgaatttagtAAACATAGGAAAACATTGTTGGACGGCGAAGAATATGTGGGTG cTGATTTTAATAGCAAAGGGAATAAAAGGGCACCTGATGACACTACCCCTAACAACAGCTATGTGCCGGCATTAAAAGTAGATAAGCATGTTCCATTTAATGGGGCAACAGTGACTCTGCCTGGTGGTCCAAAACAATTCTATGAATTAGCTAACAATCGTCGAAGTGTACGCTCTTATAGCGCTAAACGAATTCCGCCCCTTGAATTGATCGAAGAATGTATACGCGCTGCTAGTACAGCTCCGAGTGGTGCACACACTGAACCATGGACATTTTGTGTTATTAGTGATCCGAACATAAAACAACATATTCGTGAGATAATCGAAACAGAAGAAGAGATGAATTATGCTCAACGTATGCATCGGCAGTGGACGGCCGATTTGACTCCATTACGTACAAATCACATCAAACCTTATCTTACGGATGCACCTTACTTAATTTTGGTTTTCAAGCAAATATATGGTTATTTACCAAATGGCGAGCGTAAACAACATTACTACAATGAGATATCAGTAGCAATAGCCACAGGCATTTTACTATGCGCATTACAGGCGGCTGGTTTGAATTCATTGGTTACTACTCCCTTGAATTGCGGACTTGCCCTGCGTAAGTTACTCGCTAGACCGGAAAACGAAAAACTGCTCTTGCTACTACCTGTAGGCTATGCCGCCGATGACTGTGTCGTGCCAGATTTGAAACGAAAAGCTCTGAAAGAAATAATGCATCTATActga